Proteins from a genomic interval of Vanacampus margaritifer isolate UIUO_Vmar chromosome 4, RoL_Vmar_1.0, whole genome shotgun sequence:
- the LOC144050563 gene encoding uncharacterized protein LOC144050563 isoform X1, translating to MLLFPPDCPSPRHRQTEGNTRLTPGQWRSLLASIMSSSSYSDYSTDWFVRDENSSDCLKRFRGPQHAEAPVVQMIASSSSSTTLRELPTTLFHSGAFWMRKRRSVCCRCDDGIYCATLQEAPTVFPVQGDNPVCKQGTFYVVPKRLSVRKRTLDGHGAHPQPDTQSGLFSLKCMELQCYIQPLSSILQGLKSGRYSTRLSSFQESLAMDRIQRIMGVLQNPNMGGHFLSIIMKIDKMLRSWFPHIKPNQANDSPPAKKQKICASDHISRLRISAVCSLQRSNATLGPQSPSQGVTQDNLVSSSTDCPVLPPPHPRGPPHRLGRGPLPFNISLPCLQRLLTARKRILTSARDNKEAGCHGYLHDLNT from the exons ATGCTGCTTTTTCCACCAGACTGTCCGTCCCCACGACACCGTCAGACGGAGGGAAACACACGCTTGACTCCGG GTCAGTGGCGATCTCTACTGGCTTCCATCATGTCATCATCCTCATACTCTGATTACTCCACTGATTGGTTTGTCCGTGATGAAAACAGCAGTGACTGCCTCAAGAGATTCCGCGGCCCTCAGCATGCAGAGGCCCCAGTGGTGCAGATGATtgcatcatcctcatcctctaCTACTTTGAGGGAATTGCCTACCACGCTGTTTCACTCTGGTGCCTTctggatgaggaagaggagaagcgTCTGCTGCAGATGTGATGATGGAATCTACTGTGCAACTCTCCAGGAGGCCCCCACGGTATTTCCAGTTCAGGGAGATAACCCCGTTTGCAAGCAGGGGACATTTTATGTCGTGCCGAAACGCCTTTCTGTCAGGAAGAGAACTTTAGATGGACATGGCGCTCATCCTCAACCGGACACTCAAAGTGGACTTTTCTCACTCAAG TGCATGGAGTTGCAGTGCTACATCCAGCCTCTATCATCCATCCTACAAGGTCTGAAATCCGGCAGGTACTCAACAC GTCTCAGCAGCTTCCAGGAGAGCCTTGCAATGGACCGGATCCAGAGAATAATGGGGGTCCTTCAAAATCCTAACATGGG AGGACACTTTCTCAGCATCATCATGAAAATAGACAAGATGCTTCGAAGTTGGTTCCCTCACATAAAACCAAATCAGGCCAATGACAGTCCACCAGCTAAGAAGCAAAAG ATCTGTGCATCCGACCACATCAGCCGGCTGCGCATCTCGGCCGTCTGCTCCCTACAACGGTCCAACGCAACACTCGGCCCTCAAAGCCCGAGCCAAGGCGTTACCCAGGACAACTTGGTCTCCTCCAGTACTGACTGTCCGGTGTTGCCCCCACCACACCCGAGAGGCCCGCCGCATCGTCTGGGTCGGGGGCCGCTGCCCTTCAACATCAGCTTGCCATGTCTGCAAAGACTACTGACAGCCAGGAAGAGGATCCTAACTTCCGCAAGAGACAACAAGGAGGCCGGTTGCCACGGATACTTGCATGACTTGAACACATGA
- the LOC144050563 gene encoding uncharacterized protein LOC144050563 isoform X2 produces MIASSSSSTTLRELPTTLFHSGAFWMRKRRSVCCRCDDGIYCATLQEAPTVFPVQGDNPVCKQGTFYVVPKRLSVRKRTLDGHGAHPQPDTQSGLFSLKCMELQCYIQPLSSILQGLKSGRYSTRLSSFQESLAMDRIQRIMGVLQNPNMGGHFLSIIMKIDKMLRSWFPHIKPNQANDSPPAKKQKICASDHISRLRISAVCSLQRSNATLGPQSPSQGVTQDNLVSSSTDCPVLPPPHPRGPPHRLGRGPLPFNISLPCLQRLLTARKRILTSARDNKEAGCHGYLHDLNT; encoded by the exons ATGATtgcatcatcctcatcctctaCTACTTTGAGGGAATTGCCTACCACGCTGTTTCACTCTGGTGCCTTctggatgaggaagaggagaagcgTCTGCTGCAGATGTGATGATGGAATCTACTGTGCAACTCTCCAGGAGGCCCCCACGGTATTTCCAGTTCAGGGAGATAACCCCGTTTGCAAGCAGGGGACATTTTATGTCGTGCCGAAACGCCTTTCTGTCAGGAAGAGAACTTTAGATGGACATGGCGCTCATCCTCAACCGGACACTCAAAGTGGACTTTTCTCACTCAAG TGCATGGAGTTGCAGTGCTACATCCAGCCTCTATCATCCATCCTACAAGGTCTGAAATCCGGCAGGTACTCAACAC GTCTCAGCAGCTTCCAGGAGAGCCTTGCAATGGACCGGATCCAGAGAATAATGGGGGTCCTTCAAAATCCTAACATGGG AGGACACTTTCTCAGCATCATCATGAAAATAGACAAGATGCTTCGAAGTTGGTTCCCTCACATAAAACCAAATCAGGCCAATGACAGTCCACCAGCTAAGAAGCAAAAG ATCTGTGCATCCGACCACATCAGCCGGCTGCGCATCTCGGCCGTCTGCTCCCTACAACGGTCCAACGCAACACTCGGCCCTCAAAGCCCGAGCCAAGGCGTTACCCAGGACAACTTGGTCTCCTCCAGTACTGACTGTCCGGTGTTGCCCCCACCACACCCGAGAGGCCCGCCGCATCGTCTGGGTCGGGGGCCGCTGCCCTTCAACATCAGCTTGCCATGTCTGCAAAGACTACTGACAGCCAGGAAGAGGATCCTAACTTCCGCAAGAGACAACAAGGAGGCCGGTTGCCACGGATACTTGCATGACTTGAACACATGA